GCCCGTCTTTCAGGCCGAGGGCGCGGATCGAATTTCGCCCGATGACCAACACCTTATCATCGTCGACGCAACCGATGTACAAGCCGTCATCGCGAGGCTTTTGCCACAAGAGTTTTCCGTCCAGCAAGTTCAAGCAATGCAATTGATTCGACTCGGGCGGCGTGAGCAGCACATGGCCGCCAGCGATCGTTACGCTGGCATCGTTCCACCGATTTCCGACTCCGCCGTTATTTACCGCCAGCGCCGGATTGCGAATCATGCCCAGTCGTGTGGCGTCCGGCGTGTTCCCGTCATTACGGGCGTATTGGTAACCCCACAACAGCGAGCGCGTTGTCAGATCGAGCGCGACGATGGCCCCGGCCGCGGTTGGGCAGACCAGGACGCCATCGGAATAAGAAGGGGACAGGCCTGAGGAACGGCGCACTTGCTCCGTGCCTTGGATGGTTTCGAGGACGGCCAATTGCTGCGACCATTCGAACTTACCCGTCGCTGCGTCGAGGGCGACCAGGCGAATCTCGCCCTTCATTTCCGAAAGGGCGTAAACCTTGTCTGCCAAGGGTAGGGGGGCACCGAGGAAAAACGCGCCGGCCAACTCGGACTGGGGCTCGCCCTGCGGGCCACCGGCATCCCATTTCAATTTGCCCTCGGTGGCGATGTCGTACGCCGCGAGGCGATTGAACGAACGCGGACCGACCAATTGCGGCATGCGCCGGCCGTTTGGATTTACGACCTGCCACTGTTCGGGAAGGCCGAGCCCGGAATCGAGATCCTCGACGCAGAAGACGCGCAGCCCATCGCTGCTCATCGTGCCGTATGTCGTGTCCTCGTAGAGCCGATGACTGAGCCAGCGCGGTCCATTGGCGAGCGCCGGGTTGGGAACCTGGCGTGCGTTGCCGATGCGCGCCGGCTGGTTGATCGAATGCGACGGTGCTCCTGGATCGAGTAAGTGGCGAATCGAGTCGTCGACGGGTCCGGGCCAGACGCGTTTTCCGGTGGTGAAATTAACGGCCAGAAGCCCCCCGACGGTGCGCATCAAAACCAGGTCCTTTACCGCCAGCGGGTGCAGGCTGCAGAGCATGATGTTGCCCTGATCCTGCGAGGTATCGCGGAGCTGTTTGACCAGATCCTCGACCGGTGGGCCGAAAGTATCGGATGTGGGAATCGCCCAGCGTCGACTGAGCAGGGGGCTGCTACCGTTGCTGATCGTGTTCCGACTGGCGCTCCCGCGGTACATGGCCCATTGATCGCCGCCGTCGACCGCGGCTGCTGCCGCGACGTGCGCGAACTTGGCCAGCCAGGTGAGCGCTTCATCATCGCGATGAAATAACGGAACTTCCTTGCCCCCGACGATGACCCGAGTTACTCGATTCTGTTGCAGGAGCTGCGAAAGCGCCTCGCGCGCCTTGTCGCTCATACCAGCCTGCAGCCAACAGGTAGCGAGCTTGAGGGTCAAGGCGGGCTCGAACTGACCGGCGGCGGGCGTGCTTTGCAAACGCTTTAGCGACAGGGCCGCGGCCAGAGGCTGGCCATGGTCGAACTGATAGGCGGCCAACAGATAAGTGGCTTCGTAGCCGGCCGTCGTGTGGAAAAAACGTCGCGACACGTCGGTGAGCGCCGAGGCGTCCCCCTTCGCAATGGCCGCGTCGAGGCTTTGCCGCGCGGCGGCCCCGTAAAGCAATTCGTAGGCTTCGCGCCCGTCGCCCGATAGATCACCCAGCAAGCGCTGAGCTTCGGCCTTCAGGCTGCGATGAATCGGCTCGTCGCGCTTTGGTTGGAAAAAGTAATCCTCGGGGCCTTCGAGTATGTCTCCCAGCAGGTGGACCGCTTCGCCGTAGCGGTGCTCTTCGAGTAGATCCTGCGCTTTGGACAATCGCTGCAATGTGGCGCGATCGGCCGGAAAAAAGATCGGATCGTCCTCGAGCCCTGCGCCGGTTCCCACTTGACCAGCGCGGGCCCGCATCAGGACATTCGCCCCACCGCGAATCTGCAACGGACCGGGGAGCGGCCGGATTTTTGGCGCCTCTTGGGGAGCCTTTTCCGCCGGGGGCGCGGCGGGCTTGGGGTCGGCGTCTTTCTTCTCCGCTGGGGGCGCTTCCTTGGCCGGGGTCGGTTGCGGTTCGTCCGCCGCCACCCAGCGACCGGTGGTGAGCAGAGCTACCAGGGCAAGTGCCAGAACGGTCCCGCGCGAGGGTCGCGAGCCCGCGAATCCACCGTGATCCATGCGCCTTCCCTTTCCTACCGGTCGAGGCAGTGAATCGCCTGAAAAGTTGAATCGCCGCACAAGTCGTCGTCCGTAACTAACGCGTGCATGACGGTCCGCCAGCTATCGTTCCCGATCTCCGTAAGGGTTAGATAGTTTCAAGGGCGCTTTAGTTCTGCGATCCGCGGGGATTTATTCCGATGTCGGCACCGGGTCCAGAAGCCCGGCAGGAGAGCTTGCGCCTGTGGCGGCACGCCGTAAGACGAGCCTTAGCAATATCTTACATGACGAGGTGCGGACCTTCAAGTTTTCGGCACCCCCGCACGGCCGTTCAAGCCGATTGCCGGCACAGTCGCGCGGGGTGCGACACTCGTTGCGATTGCCCGGCTTGGGCCGACCGGGCATCGAATCACGGAGGACGAGCGCGCGTCCGCGGCGCCGACTACGAGCCCCGAAGAAGGGTGGCATGGATTCGATGGAATGATGGCCCGAGCGAGGGCGTGAAAGCGCGCGACAGTTGGTTCTGCGACGCACGCTGATGCGCGCCGCGCGGGGCCGATTATGCGCGTTGTATCGCGTGTGCAGAGCGCGCGACGTGTCGTTCGCAGCGGTTTTGCATGTAAAAATGCGGTATTTCCCGGGCGATTTGGCACTTTCTTGAAAATTTCCCGGGTTTTTTGGGTTGCTTTTTTGTTTTGATCTATTTTTAATCAGTCGCGACCGCTGCTGCGGCGGTCGAAGTCCTCACTAACCATTCGCAAGGAGGTTCACTCAGTCATGGCGAAAGCCACCGCAACCGCTGCCAAGAAAGCCCCGAGCAAGAGCGAGATCCTGAACAACATTTCGGCCGCCACCGGCGTCAGCCGAAAGGACGTCTCGGCCGTTCTCGAAACGCTCGCCGGCGAAGTTCGCAAGGCGCTCAGCAACCGTGGTCCCGGCGTCTTCGGCGTCCCGGGCCTGGTCAAGATCACGAAGAAGAAGGTTCCCGCCCGCGCTGCCAAGAAGAACGTTCCGAATCCGTTCAAGCCGGGTGAGACGATGGACGTCAAGGCTCGTCCGGCCTACAACAAGGTCGCCATCCGCGCCCTGAAGAACCTAAAGGATATGGTCTAAGCCAACTGGGTCTCATCGATCCTGGGTTTAAACCAACCTGAATTGAATCCACCAAGGGCCGCCTGAGGGCCGCTTAGCGGCGGCCCTCAGGCGGCGCATACGACGCGACCGCTCGGCCGTAGGCTCTCTCGCAAATCATCGTCGACAACGACGACCGCGAGCGGCAAACGGTCGAGCGGTCGTTTTTGTTTTAAAGCCGCATTGCCGTGAAGCCGCCGTCGACGTAGTAGGTCGCGCCGGTGATGAAGCTGCCTGCGGCGCGCGACAGCAGGAGTAAAGTCGCGCCGACCAATTCTTCCGGCTTGCCGAAACGGGCCATCGGCGTTTGGTTCATGATGTTGGCCGTGCGTTCGGCGTCGAGAATCTTGCGATTTTGTTCGGCAGGAAAGAAGCCGGGGCAAAGTGCATTGACGCGTACGCCGTGTGGCGCGAATTCCCGAGCCACATTGCGGGTTAGATTGACGACCGCGGCCTTGGACGCGGAATAGGCAAACACCCGCGACAACGGGCGATCGGCCGTTACGCTGGCGATATTCAAGATCGAACCACCGCCCTCGGATTCGATCATCTGGCGGCCAAAGATCTGGCAGCCCAGGTGAACCGCGGTCAGGTTACTGGCCAAGACGCGTTCCCACTCAGCGTCCAGCACGTCGAGATAGGCGCTGGCTGAATTGACGCCGGCGCCATTGATAAGCATGTCGACGCGACCATATTGCGTCAGCACGGCTTTCAATAAGGATTCGACCGACTCGCGATCGCTGACCTCGACCGGTGCGAACGAAGCGCTGCCGCCGGCCGTTTGAATCGCTCGAACACGTTCTGCGCCGCGCTCCGCGTTGCGCCCTGCGACCACGATCGTGGCGCCGGCGCGGGCCAGCCCTTCGCAGAGCG
The Pirellulales bacterium DNA segment above includes these coding regions:
- a CDS encoding SDR family oxidoreductase, which gives rise to MANEYLDQLFGLTGQVAVVTGGTGVLGGALCEGLARAGATIVVAGRNAERGAERVRAIQTAGGSASFAPVEVSDRESVESLLKAVLTQYGRVDMLINGAGVNSASAYLDVLDAEWERVLASNLTAVHLGCQIFGRQMIESEGGGSILNIASVTADRPLSRVFAYSASKAAVVNLTRNVAREFAPHGVRVNALCPGFFPAEQNRKILDAERTANIMNQTPMARFGKPEELVGATLLLLSRAAGSFITGATYYVDGGFTAMRL
- a CDS encoding HU family DNA-binding protein, which codes for MAKATATAAKKAPSKSEILNNISAATGVSRKDVSAVLETLAGEVRKALSNRGPGVFGVPGLVKITKKKVPARAAKKNVPNPFKPGETMDVKARPAYNKVAIRALKNLKDMV